A genomic window from Candidatus Pelagisphaera phototrophica includes:
- a CDS encoding sugar phosphate isomerase/epimerase family protein, translated as MSRPVTLFTGQWADLSITELAPLAKKMGYDGLELACWGDHFDVDQAARSKKYCKEKWELLTENGLTCFSISNHLVGQAICDNIDERHKSILPPDVWGDGKPEGVRRRAARKMIKTAKACRNFFDLKPERKKKDDFPAVVNGFTGSSIWHALYAFPPTDQAFLEKGFQDFANRFIPILDEFDKVNVNFGLEVHPTEIAFDIASAARAIKSLRGHKRFGFNYDPSHLGYQGVDYVKFIREFGDRIYHVHMKDVWWGHGNGDVGVFGGHTDFGDARRYWDFRSLGHGDIAFEDIIVALNDVNYRGPLSVEWEDIRMDRVHGGAEAASFVKSVDFPSSSVAFDSAFDKKNQ; from the coding sequence ATGTCTCGCCCCGTTACACTATTCACCGGCCAATGGGCCGATCTTTCTATCACAGAGCTCGCTCCGCTGGCCAAAAAGATGGGCTACGATGGCTTGGAACTCGCCTGCTGGGGAGACCATTTCGACGTAGACCAGGCAGCTCGTAGCAAGAAATACTGTAAGGAAAAATGGGAATTGCTCACGGAGAATGGACTGACTTGCTTTTCAATCTCCAACCACCTCGTCGGCCAGGCAATCTGCGACAACATCGATGAGCGCCACAAGTCAATCCTTCCTCCCGATGTTTGGGGGGACGGTAAACCGGAGGGTGTTCGCCGCCGCGCGGCAAGGAAGATGATTAAGACGGCAAAGGCCTGCCGCAATTTTTTCGATCTAAAACCAGAGAGAAAGAAAAAAGACGATTTTCCAGCAGTAGTGAATGGCTTTACCGGTTCCTCCATCTGGCACGCACTTTACGCATTTCCACCCACGGATCAGGCATTCCTCGAGAAAGGGTTCCAGGATTTCGCCAACCGGTTCATTCCGATCTTGGATGAATTTGACAAAGTAAACGTCAATTTTGGACTGGAGGTGCATCCCACCGAAATCGCTTTCGACATCGCATCCGCTGCTCGAGCGATCAAATCGCTGAGAGGGCACAAGCGATTTGGCTTCAACTACGATCCGTCGCATTTGGGTTATCAGGGAGTGGACTATGTAAAGTTCATACGCGAATTCGGAGACCGTATTTATCACGTCCATATGAAGGACGTTTGGTGGGGCCACGGGAATGGTGACGTGGGGGTATTCGGCGGGCATACGGATTTTGGCGATGCGCGGCGATATTGGGATTTCCGGTCATTGGGTCATGGCGACATCGCATTTGAGGACATCATCGTTGCCTTGAACGACGTCAACTATCGAGGCCCCCTATCGGTTGAATGGGAAGATATCCGTATGGACCGAGTTCATGGCGGAGCGGAAGCGGCATCATTTGTCAAATCCGTAGATTTTCCCTCAAGCTCTGTCGCCTTCGACTCCGCTTTCGATAAGAAAAACCAGTAG
- a CDS encoding Gfo/Idh/MocA family protein, with translation MSTKVAIIGAGGMAQYHIAGFRQAGAEIIAIADLNENAAKATASQYGVGQTFGSIETMFETLTDLDAVSIIVPNKFHAPLAIQALEAGKHVFCEKPPALNAPDVEKMREAAESAGKHLMFNFNNRARPESFAMMDYVADGTIGKINSAQAKWIRRTGIPGFGGWFTNRSLSGGGPLIDLLHMVDLSMHLMGYPEPEYVMGKTFSDFITDKGFKGPWGIPDNAEGVNDVEAAAHGFVTFKTGQVLSLQVSWAELVKREEVSVLFQGVGAGGKIERLFGSDGLDETCIDSCELYVQENGNSVNRDILVEACEDMGRSRSAANFILSIEGKEKPLNTPDQAVSLMKIIDAIYESANSGKPVAC, from the coding sequence ATGAGCACTAAAGTAGCCATCATTGGCGCGGGCGGAATGGCCCAGTACCACATCGCAGGTTTTCGTCAGGCGGGAGCTGAAATCATAGCAATCGCGGATCTTAACGAGAATGCGGCAAAAGCCACTGCTTCGCAATATGGAGTCGGGCAGACTTTCGGATCCATCGAAACGATGTTTGAAACTCTCACAGATCTTGACGCCGTTTCGATCATTGTTCCAAACAAGTTTCATGCCCCGCTCGCCATACAGGCGCTTGAGGCAGGCAAGCACGTATTTTGCGAGAAGCCACCCGCTCTCAATGCACCTGATGTTGAAAAGATGAGGGAGGCAGCAGAATCAGCCGGAAAGCACCTCATGTTCAACTTTAACAATCGGGCAAGGCCAGAGTCCTTTGCCATGATGGACTACGTTGCCGACGGCACGATTGGTAAGATCAATTCCGCCCAGGCAAAGTGGATTCGACGGACTGGAATCCCTGGATTTGGAGGTTGGTTCACCAACAGAAGCCTCTCAGGTGGGGGACCACTCATAGACCTTCTACACATGGTCGATTTGTCCATGCACTTGATGGGCTATCCAGAGCCTGAATACGTTATGGGCAAAACCTTTTCTGACTTTATCACCGATAAAGGCTTCAAGGGACCCTGGGGAATTCCAGACAATGCGGAAGGTGTCAATGACGTTGAAGCTGCCGCTCATGGATTCGTAACTTTCAAAACCGGCCAGGTACTCAGTCTCCAGGTTTCCTGGGCAGAGCTCGTCAAACGCGAGGAGGTCTCGGTCCTCTTCCAAGGTGTCGGGGCTGGAGGGAAAATCGAACGACTCTTCGGTTCCGACGGACTGGACGAAACCTGCATCGACAGTTGCGAGCTTTACGTGCAGGAAAATGGCAATTCGGTCAATCGGGACATCCTCGTAGAAGCGTGTGAGGACATGGGGCGGTCCCGCTCCGCCGCAAATTTCATTCTGTCCATCGAAGGCAAGGAAAAGCCGCTAAACACTCCAGACCAAGCGGTTTCCCTAATGAAAATCATCGACGCCATCTACGAGTCGGCCAATTCGGGCAAGCCCGTAGCCTGCTAA
- a CDS encoding Gfo/Idh/MocA family protein gives MNRKLKMGMVGGGRGAFIGAVHRMAANLDGKIELVAGAFSSDPKKSKLSGKDFFLNPSRVYGSYQEMAKKESELPVGERIDFVSIVVQNHLHHAVAKHFLEAGFNVICDKPLAYDLKEARDLRRIVKKSGKVFALTHNYTGYPMVKEARDFARKGKLGRILKVVTEYPQGYAVGDIENKNDGKIASWRTDPKIAGISNCIGDIGTHADNLGAYITGLEIEEMCAELTAFIPGRTLDDDGNILIRYKGGAKGLLYASQISNGDENNLNIRIYGTKASLEWHQEDPNELIIKYHDKPRQILRRGNGYVCNAAETNTRTPFGHPEGFVEAFANVYLAAAKSIAAEVAGKKLPKNPDFPTVEDGIRGMAFIATAVKSSNSKSKWTTMLK, from the coding sequence ATGAATCGAAAATTGAAAATGGGAATGGTCGGGGGTGGCCGTGGCGCTTTCATCGGAGCTGTTCACCGCATGGCCGCCAATCTCGACGGGAAAATCGAACTCGTAGCCGGAGCTTTCTCATCCGATCCGAAAAAATCCAAGCTTTCTGGAAAGGACTTCTTTCTAAACCCCTCTAGAGTATATGGATCCTACCAGGAAATGGCCAAAAAGGAATCCGAGCTTCCTGTGGGCGAACGTATCGATTTTGTTAGTATTGTCGTCCAAAATCACCTACACCATGCCGTGGCAAAGCATTTTCTTGAAGCCGGATTCAATGTCATTTGCGACAAGCCCCTCGCATACGACCTTAAAGAAGCCCGTGATTTGCGGCGCATTGTCAAAAAGTCGGGCAAGGTATTCGCTCTTACCCATAACTACACAGGGTACCCCATGGTCAAGGAAGCTCGAGACTTTGCCAGAAAAGGAAAACTTGGTCGTATCCTAAAAGTGGTCACAGAATATCCTCAAGGTTATGCGGTGGGTGATATAGAAAACAAGAACGATGGGAAAATCGCCTCTTGGAGAACGGATCCTAAGATTGCTGGCATCTCAAATTGCATTGGAGATATTGGTACTCATGCCGACAACCTAGGGGCCTACATCACTGGTCTGGAGATCGAGGAAATGTGTGCCGAGCTAACGGCTTTTATTCCGGGTCGGACACTTGATGACGATGGTAACATTCTCATTAGATACAAAGGCGGTGCGAAAGGCCTCCTCTACGCATCGCAAATCTCTAACGGTGACGAAAACAATCTGAATATCCGAATCTACGGCACCAAGGCTTCTTTGGAATGGCATCAAGAGGATCCAAATGAGCTGATTATCAAGTATCATGACAAACCTCGGCAGATTCTCCGCCGAGGGAATGGATACGTCTGCAACGCGGCGGAAACAAATACCCGCACTCCCTTTGGACACCCGGAGGGCTTTGTTGAAGCCTTTGCTAATGTCTATCTGGCAGCGGCAAAATCTATCGCCGCAGAAGTGGCCGGTAAAAAGCTACCGAAAAACCCCGACTTTCCGACTGTCGAAGACGGCATACGAGGTATGGCGTTTATCGCAACCGCAGTTAAGAGCTCCAACAGCAAATCCAAGTGGACTACGATGCTGAAATAG
- a CDS encoding LysR family transcriptional regulator encodes MHQLRYFLAISEERNFTRAAEKSFVSQPSLSAQIIKLEDELGNRLFNRLGRRVELTSVGKQFEKRARSILMEADNAVREIRESASDFKGNLRIGVTPTVAPFLLPPVLKTCCERFPELRIRVDENLRRALLENLVSGNLDVVISSYSGGVSQVDAEPIIQEKLNLVIPRGHVLANREDISIEDFKDEPLIVLGESSALGAKVMEFFERNDFEPKTAAYCSQVSTAVALVHIGLGLAILPEMARESISPCDVVFKSMKSLKMSRLLFALTHERRYLSSGAIGFLDVVREFVDGKG; translated from the coding sequence ATGCATCAACTCAGGTATTTTTTAGCCATATCGGAGGAGCGAAACTTCACTCGTGCCGCTGAAAAGTCCTTTGTGTCCCAGCCATCGCTGAGCGCTCAGATCATTAAGCTGGAGGATGAATTGGGGAATCGCCTTTTCAATCGCTTGGGAAGGCGAGTGGAGCTAACCTCAGTGGGAAAGCAGTTCGAGAAGCGGGCCCGCTCGATTCTAATGGAAGCGGATAACGCAGTCCGGGAAATCCGTGAAAGTGCGAGTGACTTCAAAGGGAACCTTCGCATTGGAGTAACTCCGACCGTAGCCCCGTTTCTTTTACCCCCTGTACTCAAAACCTGTTGCGAACGATTTCCTGAGCTTCGGATTAGGGTCGACGAAAATCTAAGGCGGGCGCTTCTAGAGAATTTGGTTAGTGGGAACCTTGATGTCGTAATCTCTTCCTATTCCGGTGGCGTTTCACAGGTAGATGCGGAGCCCATTATCCAAGAAAAACTCAATCTTGTTATCCCTCGAGGGCATGTTTTGGCGAATAGAGAGGATATTTCCATCGAGGACTTCAAAGACGAGCCGTTGATCGTTTTGGGAGAATCTTCTGCCCTAGGGGCAAAGGTTATGGAGTTTTTCGAAAGAAACGACTTCGAGCCAAAAACCGCGGCTTACTGTTCGCAGGTTAGCACTGCAGTCGCCCTAGTGCACATTGGTCTCGGTTTAGCGATCTTACCAGAAATGGCTCGTGAGTCGATTTCGCCCTGTGATGTGGTTTTCAAGTCGATGAAATCGCTTAAGATGTCTCGTCTGCTCTTTGCCCTCACCCACGAGCGACGATATTTATCTTCCGGGGCAATTGGTTTTCTCGATGTTGTCCGTGAATTTGTTGATGGAAAAGGGTGA
- the glmS gene encoding glutamine--fructose-6-phosphate transaminase (isomerizing), with protein sequence MCGIVGYIGKQEASPLLLEGLKRLEYRGYDSAGVAVLTEKELKLKKHKGRVTELAKHVSGNSLSGNLGICHTRWATHGAVTEENAHPHVSFDGKIAMVHNGVIENYLSIKKFLEGEGYSFYSETDSEVFCNLIAYHYAKEDSESETRFPDSVRRTLKHIEGTYGIAVICADHPTELVGARKGSPLIVGIGPDEYLLASDVSAIIRRTSNVVYLNDGEIVSLKNGELNLLTNDEEILTPEIKTIDWDIAESELGDYEHYMLKEIFEQSGALENAMRGRFSDDMSTAKFGGLNTTAQELRQIDRILLCACGTAWHACLVGEYLIERFARIPVEVEYASEFRYRNAPLDKNTLVLVISQSGETIDTLAALRESKRKGYKTLAINNSVGSTIARESDGGIYQHAGPEIGVASTKAFTSQLHILSMLALYLGRLRDMSFQDGLEYVAALKQAPELVTETVKLSDQILEISKKYKDMTDCLFLGRQDMFPIALEGALKLKEISYIHAEGYPAAEMKHGPIALISAECPVIVLATQPDIHEKLVSNIQEVKARGAPVIAIANRSNPLPKEIADDQILIPDCHRAVLPILASIPTQLLSYHIANLRGCDVDKPRNLAKSVTVE encoded by the coding sequence ATGTGTGGAATCGTTGGCTACATCGGAAAACAGGAGGCATCTCCCTTACTGCTTGAAGGATTGAAGCGATTGGAGTACCGAGGGTACGACTCCGCAGGAGTCGCCGTTTTGACGGAAAAGGAACTCAAACTGAAAAAACACAAAGGCCGAGTCACGGAACTAGCCAAACATGTGTCTGGGAATTCGCTCTCCGGCAATCTTGGCATATGCCACACCCGTTGGGCTACCCACGGGGCCGTCACGGAGGAGAACGCTCACCCGCACGTTAGCTTCGACGGAAAAATCGCGATGGTTCACAACGGAGTCATCGAAAACTATCTTTCGATCAAGAAGTTTCTAGAGGGCGAGGGATACAGCTTCTACTCTGAAACGGACTCGGAGGTTTTCTGCAACCTGATCGCTTACCATTATGCCAAGGAAGACAGTGAGTCCGAAACGCGTTTTCCGGATAGCGTGCGTCGCACCTTGAAGCATATTGAAGGAACTTACGGAATCGCCGTCATCTGTGCGGACCATCCCACCGAACTCGTCGGAGCAAGGAAAGGCTCTCCACTAATCGTCGGGATTGGACCCGATGAATACCTACTTGCGAGCGACGTATCGGCGATTATTCGCCGGACTTCCAATGTGGTCTACCTCAACGACGGCGAAATAGTCAGCCTCAAGAACGGCGAACTTAATTTGCTCACCAATGACGAGGAGATTTTAACCCCGGAAATCAAAACCATTGATTGGGATATCGCTGAGAGCGAACTCGGCGACTACGAGCACTATATGCTCAAAGAGATTTTCGAGCAATCTGGAGCTCTCGAGAATGCGATGCGTGGGCGCTTTTCCGACGATATGAGCACCGCCAAATTCGGAGGGCTCAACACAACCGCTCAGGAATTGCGTCAGATCGATCGCATTCTACTTTGTGCCTGCGGAACCGCCTGGCACGCCTGTTTGGTAGGAGAATACTTGATTGAGCGCTTTGCTCGGATACCAGTGGAGGTAGAATACGCCTCTGAATTTAGATACCGAAACGCGCCCTTGGACAAGAATACTCTGGTTCTCGTCATTAGTCAGTCGGGCGAGACGATCGACACCCTAGCAGCGCTTCGCGAGTCCAAACGAAAAGGTTACAAGACCCTCGCCATCAACAACAGTGTGGGCTCTACCATCGCCCGCGAATCCGATGGAGGAATCTATCAACACGCCGGTCCAGAAATCGGGGTGGCTTCCACTAAAGCGTTCACATCCCAACTACATATCCTTTCCATGCTCGCCCTTTACCTTGGAAGGCTTCGCGATATGTCTTTTCAGGACGGCCTTGAGTACGTTGCTGCATTAAAACAAGCTCCCGAATTGGTCACCGAAACGGTTAAACTGAGTGACCAGATTCTCGAGATTTCCAAGAAGTACAAGGACATGACCGATTGTCTGTTTCTCGGCCGACAAGACATGTTCCCCATCGCCTTGGAAGGCGCCCTAAAACTGAAGGAAATATCTTACATACACGCAGAGGGGTATCCTGCTGCGGAGATGAAGCACGGTCCAATCGCCCTGATAAGTGCTGAGTGTCCAGTAATCGTTCTAGCGACTCAGCCTGATATTCACGAAAAACTTGTATCCAACATCCAGGAAGTGAAGGCTCGCGGAGCACCGGTGATTGCGATCGCGAACCGAAGTAACCCACTTCCTAAGGAAATCGCAGACGATCAGATATTGATTCCAGATTGTCATCGGGCCGTCCTCCCTATCCTCGCGAGTATCCCCACGCAGCTCCTGAGCTACCACATCGCCAACCTGCGTGGGTGCGACGTCGACAAGCCGAGAAACCTCGCTAAATCTGTGACCGTCGAATAG